Below is a window of Candidatus Methylomirabilota bacterium DNA.
GGGTCGGCGGCGGCTTCGGCGCGAAGATCGCGCTCTACTCCGAGGACCTCCTGGTCCCCTGGGTCGCCCGCCGCCTCGGGCGCCCCGTGCGCTGGGCGGCGAGCCGCCGGGAAGATCTCCTGGCCACCTCCCACGGCCGGGACGTGGTGGCGACCATGCGGCTGGCGGCGGATCGGGACGGCCGGATTCGCGGGCTCAAGGCCCGGATCGTGGGGAACCTGGGCTTCACCCTCTTCAGCGACGGCCCCCTGCTCCCGGTCCTCTGCGGACAGATGATCACGGGCTGCTACGACATCCCCGCGGTGCGGGCGAAGGTCATCGGCGCCTACACGAACACGATGGGCACGGCGGCGTACCGGGGGGCCGGGCGGCCGGAAGCGGCCTACTTCATCGAGCGGATGATCGACCTCCTGGCCCGGGAGCTCGACCTCGATCCCGCCGCCGTGCGCAAGCGGAACTTCATCCCGCCCTCGGCCTTCCCCTATCAGGCGCCGATGGGGCCCCACTACGACAGCGGGAACTACGCCGGGGCCCTCGACGCCCTCCTGCAGAAGGCGGACTACGCGGGGCTCCGTGCCGAGCAGGCCCGCGCCCGCGCGGCCGGCGGGCTCGTCGGCGTCGGGCTCGCCTCCTACGTCGAGATGTGCGGCTTCGTCGACGCGGAGACGAGCGACGTCGTCGTCGGGCCGGACGCCCGGGTGACCGTGCTCACCGGCTCGTCTCCCCACGGCCAGGGACACGAGACGAGCTTCGCCCAGATCGTCGCCGACGAGCTCCAGGTCCCGGTGGAGCACGTGACGATCGTCCACGGCGACACCCGGAAGGTCCGCAAGGGCGTGGGCACCTTCGGGAGCCGCAGCATCGCGCGCGGCGGGATGGCCGCCCTGGTCAACGCCCGGCTGGTGGCCGACAAGGCGCGGCGGATCGCGGCGCACCTGCTCGAGGCCCGCCCCGACGACGTGGTGCTCGAGGGCGGGGTCTTTCACGTCCGCGGCGTCCCCGACCGGCGCGTCCTCTGGGCCGACGTCGCGGCGGCCGCGCATGGCGAGCGGCGGCCGTCCGACCTCGAGCCGGGCCTCGAGGCGCGGCAGGACTTCGTCGGGGAGGGCCTCCTCTATCCGTTCGGCGCGCACCTGGCGCTGGTCGAGGTCGATCCCGAGACGGGCGTGGTGGCG
It encodes the following:
- a CDS encoding xanthine dehydrogenase family protein molybdopterin-binding subunit, translating into MTTAGQVGQPIKRKEDLGLLTGSDPYVADIPLKGALHAAFVRSTHAHAQIRRVWIGDAQELRGVAAIFTATDFTTELGEIPMVIEKEAFDEVNWRTRRVLCEGKTRYVGEPLAIVVAESPYLAQDAADLIQIEYDVLPAVTDGEAALLPGAPRIHERFKTNRATRWERIHGDLEAAFRDAPVVVEAKLRNQRLLAVAMEPRAVAARWDAGRGELTVWGCTQIPHGLRDAIAEHLKLPAERVHLIAPRVGGGFGAKIALYSEDLLVPWVARRLGRPVRWAASRREDLLATSHGRDVVATMRLAADRDGRIRGLKARIVGNLGFTLFSDGPLLPVLCGQMITGCYDIPAVRAKVIGAYTNTMGTAAYRGAGRPEAAYFIERMIDLLARELDLDPAAVRKRNFIPPSAFPYQAPMGPHYDSGNYAGALDALLQKADYAGLRAEQARARAAGGLVGVGLASYVEMCGFVDAETSDVVVGPDARVTVLTGSSPHGQGHETSFAQIVADELQVPVEHVTIVHGDTRKVRKGVGTFGSRSIARGGMAALVNARLVADKARRIAAHLLEARPDDVVLEGGVFHVRGVPDRRVLWADVAAAAHGERRPSDLEPGLEARQDFVGEGLLYPFGAHLALVEVDPETGVVAVRRYLTVDDSGLIVNPLLAAGQVHGGLAQGIGQALWEAGRYDEAGQLVTGSLMDYAIPKAEDLPDFETGHTATPSPRTALG